The genomic stretch TCTGCATCTTCCCCATCCAGATCTTCAGCTGCTCTTTCGTTAGCAGCTTTTCAAGGCGCTCAAGAGGCTCCACGTGATGGGGCATGAGGATGATGAGGCTGGAGAGCTTGTGGGCCAGGGGCATCTCCACAATTTGCAGCTTTTCCTTCTCGTCGTCATAGTAGTTGTAGAGGCCTgggagaggagtggaaaggaCACTGGGCATCCTGTGTGCAGGGGTGGGTCAGACCCCAACTACCCTTGGACCCCCACCCTCCTTGACACCCTGCTCCTCACAGCACCTACCTGTCCGGTGCATCATCATGACACCCACGGTATAGGACCGAGTTACCATGAAGCCACGGTTGTCCACCATCTTATGGTGGAATTTCTCATCCCAGTGTGCTGTAGTTGGGGCAAAACACAGGGTCAGAGACACATGGCTGCCCCCAGACACAATCACAGCCCACAGCCACCCCCAGCTGCAGACCCTTGATTTATCCTTGACACAGGTCTTTGCTCCATTCTTCAGGGCCCAGCTGTAGAGCACCCAGCCCACAGAATCTATGTTCCCAGCTTTGGGAAGGGGTCTTGGCCCCAGGACATGCCATCTGAGGATGTGGCTCCCTATAGTCAGTGCCTGCTGCTCCCATATGATAAAGAATTAATTCCACCCTCAGCTCAGCCACCTCTATGGCCACCCCCAGCTCTGGCACTTGTCAGATATTTTGGAAACATGCTCTGAGGTGGGCTTTCTACCCTACCTGGTACCTGAGGGACAGCTGTGCCCTGGGCAGGGAGTGCCCCATGACcacccttaatttttttttatctttttctttttgagacaaggtctgtccCACTCCATCCtacagctggagtgcagtggtgcaatcacgacacactgcagtcttgaattccccggctccagcgatcctcccccctcagcctccagagtagctgggactaccagcaggcgccaccacgcctggctaattttttgtagacaaggggtttcgccatcttacccaggctggtctcgaattcctgggctcatgtgatccacccaccttggcctcccaaagtgccaggattacaggcatgagctactgtgcttgGCCCACCCTTCATTTTCCTCTGCAAGTTCTGTCTCCATGaccagaaaataacaacaaaaaatgtctgAGAGTGGCCTGAACTCTGCCCTTGCTCACAGCCAGACCTGTGTTCCAATCCAAGCTCAGCCACTGACTCGGGGAGACCTCAGCTCTCCTAGCTTGGCCTCATTTGTAAAACGAGGGTTACTTCATTCTCACAGCAAACTGTGAGAATAGTGTTGTCTATGTAGGTactcaaaaatgtttattaaccCTACATCTAATCTTCAACTGAAGACAGAGGTATCCGGGCCTGAGGCGTGGCTCTGCTTCCtccttgctgagcctcagtttcctcactgtgaAATGAAGGTAACACTGCCTGCCCCCAAGGTTGCTTTAAGGATTCTGGGtcttggccagatgtggtggctcgcacctgtaatcccagcactttgggaggccgaggcgggcagatcacttgaggccaggagtttgagaccagcctggccaacatggcgaaaccccatctctactaaaaatacaaaaattagctgggtgtggtggtagggacctataatcccagctactcgggaggctgaggcaggagaattgcttgaacccaggaggccaaggctgcagtgagctgagatcgtgccattgcactccagcctgggtgacagagtgagactccatctcaaaataaaaataatttaaaaaaaaggatttggGTTCTTTCTCTAGCTCACTACTGAGGCAGAAtggattattaaattttattcattccaAGATATACAAGGACGAGCACTTTGACGAAATTCGATCGGAATACATTTCATGGAGTCCCTATGGGGCCTCCGCTCCCTGAACCATTCCTTTACACACTGCTACCTGCCTCTGAATCTAGTTTCCAGTCTGCACAAAAAGCTGAGTGACAGTCCTGCCTCCCTGGGTTGTCACAGCATAAATGAGAGGCAGTGAAAAATGGAGCACATGGAATGTCGTCCTAACTCTTGTAGGGggtcctgggaggaggaggaggaccccTGAACGTGCCCCCGACTCACGCTTGAAGAACATGGCGTTGACGAGCAGGGCGCCGTCCGTGCGCTCCACGTCCTTGGTGACCTCGGGCAGCTTGCCGTCGGTGGTCTGCGCGGCCCACTCGTTGATGGACTGCAGCGCGCTGCGCTTGTCGCGGAAATTGATCTTGGAGTGCTCGCAGTTGTAGTGCTGCTTGCTGCTGCGCACGAAGTCATCAGCGAAGCTCACTGAGCTGGGTCCGTACAGTCGGCTGCCCAGCTTCCAGGTCACGTTGCGCGCCGTGGAGTTGCTAAGTGAACGCAGCAGCTCGCCCAGGCCGGCGTGCACCTCCTCGTCGCGCAGCTGCTCGGCGCTCAGCACTGCCTTGGCCTGCGACGCCGTGGTCGCCTTGCCGCCCAGCGACACGAGTCCCAGCGACGAGGCCACCACCACGGGTGACACCAGGATGTTCTCCACTGCCTGGTCCTTGGCCATGGCCTGGTACAAGCTGAAGGCCAGGCCGGCGCTGCGCTCGGCAAGCGTGGCCGCCTTGGGGCTCAACTTCTCCGCGGTGCCAGGAGCTGCTGCGGCTGCAGGTTTCTTCACCTCGGCGGCCAGGGCAGCCGCCAGGAGGCAGAAGGCGCTGAGGAGCAGGAGGGAGCGCATGGCCGGGAGGTGGTTTGCGTGCACCACGGTGGGCCTGTGAGGATTGCACAGACAGGGTGGTCTTGAAGCCCAAGGCCTTCCTCCCCAACAACCACCCCCAGCCCTCTGGCTGCCACAAGTCCCCTGGAGATGGGGGCAAGAGAGCCCACAGTCCAGGAATCCCAGACCTGACTCAGAGCTGCCAGCCTCTCAGAGGCCTCTGTGACCTCCCTACTCAAAGAAGCATTCCCAGCAAATCACCACCAGACCACCTTATTGATTTCCTGCATTGGCCAGCCAACACTTCCacttatttgtgtgtttatttcatATCTATTTCTGCTCCTAAGTAGGCTGTGGCCTCCAGGACAGAAAAGCTAGCCAGTCTGGTTGCCACTATATCTCCCGTGCCTAGTACACAGTAGGCCTCAGCTCTTCCTGAACGAAGGTAAAACAGGGTCACTTGGCAAGACCTGGGGTCCTCATCAGTTTATAGAGTGGTCAGCCCTGATCTCACATAACCCTGGGGGCCCTTTTCCAGTGAGAAAAAGCAGCAGCTGAGCTGAGAATCTGCAGGAAACCCAGATGCCTGGGCAAGGGATGAGGGACAGAGCTGGAGGGCTGCCCCGCCCCCATGCCTTTCATTCTGCTCTGGGATGTTAATGAGTCACCAGTTGGATCACTCATTAAATGGGGAGCCCAGATGCTCCACTCTGCTGCCCCAAGGGTGACCCcgagagagtgtgtgtgtcctGTGTCCACATAGCCTCAGTCTCCCTTTTCCAAGCTGAAGGGTCCAGGTCTCCATGCCCACAGCTTCTGTCTGGGCAGGAACTTGGAATGCCCATCTACCCACAGTGCTCCCAGTGCGGATGGGAAATCCCCAGGACAAAAGCTCCTAGGGGACCGACTCCTTTGAAGACTcggtggggctggggaggaggcttCCTGACATAGCACAAGGACAGGATACTAGGGAAAAGGGTGAGTCACGCACAGCTCGATAGAGCAGTGACCCCCTCCCCCATCACCAGCAGCTGGCCAGATGTGCACTCAGCCTTCAAGGAAGCTGGAGCCACGTCAAATTCCATTCTGCCCTCCCATCTGACAGCCACTGCCACACAGGCCATCTGCTCCACGGCTTCACGGTTGCCCTCAGGCCTCCTCCCCAAGCCCCAGCAGTAGCAGTGGCCCCCAGGACAAGCCCCAGTCCCCTCTCTGGGGCCTCCAATTGGGACAGTCTCTGTTCCTGGGATACTTCcacactccctctctc from Nomascus leucogenys isolate Asia chromosome 15, Asia_NLE_v1, whole genome shotgun sequence encodes the following:
- the SERPINH1 gene encoding serpin H1, which encodes MRSLLLLSAFCLLAAALAAEVKKPAAAAAPGTAEKLSPKAATLAERSAGLAFSLYQAMAKDQAVENILVSPVVVASSLGLVSLGGKATTASQAKAVLSAEQLRDEEVHAGLGELLRSLSNSTARNVTWKLGSRLYGPSSVSFADDFVRSSKQHYNCEHSKINFRDKRSALQSINEWAAQTTDGKLPEVTKDVERTDGALLVNAMFFKPHWDEKFHHKMVDNRGFMVTRSYTVGVMMMHRTGLYNYYDDEKEKLQIVEMPLAHKLSSLIILMPHHVEPLERLEKLLTKEQLKIWMGKMQKKAVAISLPKGVVEVTHDLQKHLAGLGLTEAIDKNKADLSRMSGKKDLYLASVFHATAFELDTDGNPFDQDIYGREELRSPKLFYADHPFIFLVRDTQSGSLLFIGRLVRPKGDKMRDEL